One region of Brassica napus cultivar Da-Ae chromosome A10, Da-Ae, whole genome shotgun sequence genomic DNA includes:
- the LOC106423059 gene encoding uncharacterized protein LOC106423059 isoform X2, whose product MGFTSVYRSLTQIFPQVDARMLRAVAIEHPKDPDEAASVVLSEILPSLPTDSTQSLSKSSPSIPEREERDLEDVVSKYHHDGLLVASASKSTSVYSSSSSETIPLVTGRGHDDTSAPSTLPNVGPGVVCHKDVESEEQVQSLGKAPGQELGSYDFFGKCFDVPILPPPQIDLLHVTEDDLASVFPAVPRDGVESTRDFWQKLGFHMTWNQAEDSITSIGSLNAAEKGSCFQVGTGSTHDQSSKSSVTSVNGDAEVGGAFSSSTHGCSVDHLEEIIEYSKTNKKTLLALMDSVTSLMKEVELEEKDAEKSELEAARGGLDTLEKVEEFKKMLKHAKEANDINAGEVYGEKSILATEAKELENRLLNLSEERNKSLAVLDEMRVTLEIRLAAALEMKKAAEQEKKAKEDSALKALAEQEAIMEKVVQESKLLQQEAEQNSKLREFLMDRGQVVDSLQGEISVICQDVKLLKEKFDNGVSIPKKAATSSLTSSCGSSMRSLVLETPAEPLNVMLETSSSKNKSPEEEEASSTMNKLKNDYRELLEDGWDIFDKEIEL is encoded by the exons ATGGGCTTCACTTCTGTTTATCGATCTCTTACGCAGATATTTcctcag GTTGATGCACGAATGTTGAGAGCTGTTGCAATTGAACATCCCAAGGATCCTGATGAGGCTGCTTCTGTGGTTCTCTCTGAGATTCTTCCTTCCTTGCCCACTGATTCTACTCAGTCTCTGAGCAAGTCATCTCCAAGTATTCCAGAGCGTGAAG AACGTGATTTGGAAGATGTTGTTTCTAAGTACCACCACGACGGTTTGCTTGTAGCTTCTGCTTCAAAGTCCACCAGCgtctattcttcttcttcttcagaaacTATCCCCTTGGTTACTGGTCGTGGCCATGACGATACCAGTGCTCCAAGTACGCTACCAAATGTTGGTCCTGGTGTTGTTTGCCACAAAGATGTGGAAAGTGAGGAGCAAGTCCAATCTTTAGGAAAGGCTCCAGGACAAGAGCTTGGCAGCTATGATTTCTTTGGAAAGTGTTTTGATGTTCCGATCCTCCCACCACCACAAATTGACTTGTTGCACGTGACAGAGGATGATCTTGCCTCAGTTTTCCCTGCTGTCCCACGAGACGGCGTCGAATCGACTAGAGATTTTTGGCAAAAGCTTGGTTTTCATATGACTTGGAATCAAGCTGAAGATTCAATCACTAGCATTGGTTCACTGAACGCTGCAGAGAAGGGATCATGTTTTCAAGTGGGGACTGGGAGTACACATGATCAGTCGTCAAAGAGTTCAGTGACAAGTGTAAATGGAGATGCTGAAGTAGGTGGTGCATTTAGCTCATCAACTCATGGATGTAGTGTTGATCACCTTGAAGAGATTATCGAATACTCCAAAACTAACAAG AAAACCTTGCTTGCTCTGATGGACTCGGTTACGAGTCTGATGAAAGAAGTTGAACTTGAAGAGAAGGATGCGGAGAAGTCAGAGTTAGAAGCTGCTAGGGGAGGTTTGGATACTCTTGAAAAGGTTGAGGAGTTCAAGAAGATGCTGAAACATGCCAAGGAAGCCAATGACATT AATGCTGGAGAAGTATATGGAGAGAAGTCAATTTTGGCAACTGAAGCAAAAGAGCTTGAAAACCGATTGCTCAACTTATCAGAAGAACGAAACAAATCTCTTGCTGTCCTTGATGAG ATGCGTGTAACTCTTGAGATAAGACTAGCGGCAGCATTGGAGATGAAAAAGGCTGCTGAGCAAGAAAAGAAAGCAAAAGAGGACTCTGCACTTAAGGCACTTGCTGAGCAAGAGGCCATCATGGAGAAAGTAGTCCAAGAATCAAAGCTTCTTCAGCAAGAGGCAGAGCAAAACTCCAAG CTTCGAGAGTTTCTTATGGATCGTGGTCAGGTCGTTGATTCCTTACA AGGAGAAATCTCTGTCATATGTCAAGATGTGAAGCTGTTGAAAGAAAAATTTGACAACGGAGTGTCAATACCAAAAAAAGCAGCCACCTCAAGCCTGACCAGTTCATGCGGATCATCTATGAGGAGCTTGGTGCTTGAGACTCCTGCTGAGCCGTTGAATGTAATGCTTGAAACCTCCTCTAGCAAGAACAAGAgcccagaagaagaagaagcatctTCCACCATGAATAAATTGAAAAATGATTATAGAGAGCTTCTTGAAGATGGTTGGGACATCTTTGACAAGGAGATTGAACTTTAA
- the LOC106423059 gene encoding uncharacterized protein LOC106423059 isoform X4 yields the protein MLRAVAIEHPKDPDEAASVVLSEILPSLPTDSTQSLSKSSPSIPEREERDLEDVVSKYHHDGLLVASASKSTSVYSSSSSETIPLVTGRGHDDTSAPSTLPNVGPGVVCHKDVESEEQVQSLGKAPGQELGSYDFFGKCFDVPILPPPQIDLLHVTEDDLASVFPAVPRDGVESTRDFWQKLGFHMTWNQAEDSITSIGSLNAAEKGSCFQVGTGSTHDQSSKSSVTSVNGDAEVGGAFSSSTHGCSVDHLEEIIEYSKTNKKTLLALMDSVTSLMKEVELEEKDAEKSELEAARGGLDTLEKVEEFKKMLKHAKEANDINAGEVYGEKSILATEAKELENRLLNLSEERNKSLAVLDEMRVTLEIRLAAALEMKKAAEQEKKAKEDSALKALAEQEAIMEKVVQESKLLQQEAEQNSKLREFLMDRGQVVDSLQGEISVICQDVKLLKEKFDNGVSIPKKAATSSLTSSCGSSMRSLVLETPAEPLNVMLETSSSKNKSPEEEEASSTMNKLKNDYRELLEDGWDIFDKEIEL from the exons ATGTTGAGAGCTGTTGCAATTGAACATCCCAAGGATCCTGATGAGGCTGCTTCTGTGGTTCTCTCTGAGATTCTTCCTTCCTTGCCCACTGATTCTACTCAGTCTCTGAGCAAGTCATCTCCAAGTATTCCAGAGCGTGAAG AACGTGATTTGGAAGATGTTGTTTCTAAGTACCACCACGACGGTTTGCTTGTAGCTTCTGCTTCAAAGTCCACCAGCgtctattcttcttcttcttcagaaacTATCCCCTTGGTTACTGGTCGTGGCCATGACGATACCAGTGCTCCAAGTACGCTACCAAATGTTGGTCCTGGTGTTGTTTGCCACAAAGATGTGGAAAGTGAGGAGCAAGTCCAATCTTTAGGAAAGGCTCCAGGACAAGAGCTTGGCAGCTATGATTTCTTTGGAAAGTGTTTTGATGTTCCGATCCTCCCACCACCACAAATTGACTTGTTGCACGTGACAGAGGATGATCTTGCCTCAGTTTTCCCTGCTGTCCCACGAGACGGCGTCGAATCGACTAGAGATTTTTGGCAAAAGCTTGGTTTTCATATGACTTGGAATCAAGCTGAAGATTCAATCACTAGCATTGGTTCACTGAACGCTGCAGAGAAGGGATCATGTTTTCAAGTGGGGACTGGGAGTACACATGATCAGTCGTCAAAGAGTTCAGTGACAAGTGTAAATGGAGATGCTGAAGTAGGTGGTGCATTTAGCTCATCAACTCATGGATGTAGTGTTGATCACCTTGAAGAGATTATCGAATACTCCAAAACTAACAAG AAAACCTTGCTTGCTCTGATGGACTCGGTTACGAGTCTGATGAAAGAAGTTGAACTTGAAGAGAAGGATGCGGAGAAGTCAGAGTTAGAAGCTGCTAGGGGAGGTTTGGATACTCTTGAAAAGGTTGAGGAGTTCAAGAAGATGCTGAAACATGCCAAGGAAGCCAATGACATT AATGCTGGAGAAGTATATGGAGAGAAGTCAATTTTGGCAACTGAAGCAAAAGAGCTTGAAAACCGATTGCTCAACTTATCAGAAGAACGAAACAAATCTCTTGCTGTCCTTGATGAG ATGCGTGTAACTCTTGAGATAAGACTAGCGGCAGCATTGGAGATGAAAAAGGCTGCTGAGCAAGAAAAGAAAGCAAAAGAGGACTCTGCACTTAAGGCACTTGCTGAGCAAGAGGCCATCATGGAGAAAGTAGTCCAAGAATCAAAGCTTCTTCAGCAAGAGGCAGAGCAAAACTCCAAG CTTCGAGAGTTTCTTATGGATCGTGGTCAGGTCGTTGATTCCTTACA AGGAGAAATCTCTGTCATATGTCAAGATGTGAAGCTGTTGAAAGAAAAATTTGACAACGGAGTGTCAATACCAAAAAAAGCAGCCACCTCAAGCCTGACCAGTTCATGCGGATCATCTATGAGGAGCTTGGTGCTTGAGACTCCTGCTGAGCCGTTGAATGTAATGCTTGAAACCTCCTCTAGCAAGAACAAGAgcccagaagaagaagaagcatctTCCACCATGAATAAATTGAAAAATGATTATAGAGAGCTTCTTGAAGATGGTTGGGACATCTTTGACAAGGAGATTGAACTTTAA
- the LOC106423058 gene encoding isoamylase 2, chloroplastic: MAVWSLSPGIRSCCLLNDGITETWRFPSTCFSTCNNNTKRGSKTLRVTSALQSYYRLSKIRASKTSTELKEEVSTRSSQVDDLKKVTTSYSFRTKSGALVKVKVEKKRDKYSIMVYVSSLELSGCDDDDKSSSLVMVWGVYRSDSSCFLPLDFESSSQDTQTHTTETPFVKSSSSESKLGLEFDGKESPFYLSFRLKNPNNGLEMLTHRDTNFCVPVGFTAGRPLPLGLSSGPDDDNSWNFAFFSRNAKSVVLCLYDDTTTDKPALELDLDPYINRTGDVWHASVEKTWEFVRYGYRCLSEEEAEDIVLDPYARVIEKFLGSLSKNPCFDWGRDVSPNIPLEKLIVYRLNVKGFTQHKSSKLPTNIAGTFTGVAEKVNHLKTLGTNAVLLEPIFSFSEQNGPYFPFHFFSPMDMYGPSNSMKEMVKRLHSEGIEVLLEVVFTHTADSGALHGIDESCYYLDSKSYVNCNFPVVQELVLESLRYWVTEFHVDGFCFINASSLLRGVHGEHLSRPPLVEAISFDPLLAGRKLIADCWDPHDMKMPKEVRFPHWKRWAEVNTRYCRNVRNFVRGRGVLSDLATRICGSGDVFTDGRGPAFSFNYISRNSGLSLVDLVSFSGPEVASELSWNCGEEGATNKSAVLQTRLKQIRNFLFIQYISLGVPVLNMGDECGVSTRGLTSRKPFDWNMLASAFGVQITQFISFMTSVRGRRSDVFQRRNFLKPENIFWYANDQTTPKWEDPASKFLALEIKAEREEETTASLVEPTEPKNNDLFIGFNASDQPENVILPPLPKGSKWRRLVDTALPSPGFFSVEGETVVAEEEEEEMNQPVMYEMKPYSCTLFETINATA; this comes from the coding sequence atggctgttTGGTCACTATCACCTGGGATAAGATCTTGTTGTCTTCTTAACGATGGCATCACTGAAACATGGAGGTTTCCTTCTACCTGTTTCTCAACGTGTAATAACAATACTAAACGTGGATCCAAGACCCTGAGAGTTACAAGTGCGCTGCAAAGTTATTACCGGTTGAGTAAGATTCGTGCTTCAAAAACTTCTACCGAGCTGAAGGAAGAGGTATCTACGAGAAGCTCTCAGGTCGATGATCTAAAGAAGGTAACAACATCCTATTCGTTCAGGACCAAGTCCGGTGCTCTTGTCAAAGTTAAAGTCGAGAAGAAGAGAGATAAGTACAGTATCATGGTTTATGTCTCATCGTTGGAGCTAAGTGgttgtgatgatgatgacaaGAGTAGTAGTCTGGTGATGGTTTGGGGTGTCTACAGGTCTGACTCTTCTTGTTTCCTGCCTCTGGATTTCGAAAGCTCCTCTCAAGACACACAAACCCACACAACGGAAACTCCCTTTGTGAAAAGCTCCTCGTCTGAGTCAAAGCTTGGGTTAGAGTTTGATGGGAAAGAATCTCCTTTCTACCTATCGTTCCGGCTGAAGAATCCGAATAATGGTCTTGAAATGCTGACTCACAGGGACACAAACTTCTGTGTCCCGGTTGGTTTCACTGCTGGCCGTCCATTGCCACTAGGCCTGTCCTCTGGACCAGATGATGATAACTCATGGAACTTCGCCTTCTTTTCAAGAAATGCAAAGAGTGTGGTTTTATGCTTGTATGATGACACCACAACCGATAAACCTGCGTTGGAGCTTGATCTTGATCCTTATATCAACAGAACAGGTGATGTCTGGCATGCTTCAGTTGAGAAGACATGGGAGTTTGTTAGATATGGGTACCGTTGTCtctctgaagaagaagctgaagataTTGTTTTGGATCCTTATGCCAGAGTTATTGAGAAGTTTCTTGGAAGCTTATCCAAAAACCCTTGTTTTGATTGGGGAAGAGATGTGTCTCCAAACATACCACTGGAGAAACTCATTGTCTACCGTTTGAATGTGAAAGGTTTTACACAACACAAGTCCTCCAAGTTGCCAACTAACATAGCAGGGACTTTTACCGGTGTAGCTGAGAAAGTGAACCATTTGAAAACACTTGGAACCAACGCTGTTCTCTTGGAGCCAATCTTTTCCTTCTCCGAGCAGAACGGTCCTTACTTTccatttcatttcttttcaccCATGGACATGTATGGACCTTCCAATTCAATGAAAGAGATGGTGAAGAGACTGCACAGCGAGGGGATTGAGGTGCTTTTGGAAGTAGTTTTCACACACACTGCTGACTCTGGAGCTCTTCATGGAATTGATGAGAGTTGTTATTATTTAGATTCTAAAAGTTACGTGAACTGTAACTTCCCCGTTGTTCAGGAGTTGGTTTTGGAGAGCCTGCGTTATTGGGTGACTGAGTTTCATGTAGATGGGTTTTGTTTCATCAATGCTTCCTCACTCCTGAGAGGAGTACACGGTGAGCATCTCTCTCGTCCTCCCTTGGTTGAAGCCATATCTTTTGATCCTCTCCTGGCTGGGAGAAAACTCATTGCTGATTGTTGGGATCCACATGACATGAAGATGCCAAAGGAAGTACGGTTCCCTCATTGGAAGCGATGGGCGGAAGTTAACACAAGATACTGTCGGAATGTGAGGAACTTTGTGAGGGGGAGAGGTGTTCTCAGTGATTTGGCGACAAGAATCTGTGGAAGTGGTGACGTATTCACTGATGGAAGAGGTCCTGCTTTCTCCTTCAACTACATTTCAAGAAACTCAGGACTCTCTCTTGTTGACTTGGTCAGTTTCAGTGGCCCTGAGGTGGCCTCAGAGCTGAGCTGGAACTGTGGGGAAGAAGGAGCGACGAACAAATCAGCTGTTCTTCAGACAAGGCTGAAGCAAATCCGCAACTTCTTGTTTATACAGTACATTTCACTTGGCGTCCCGGTGCTCAACATGGGAGATGAATGTGGAGTCTCTACAAGAGGCTTGACATCACGGAAGCCCTTTGATTGGAACATGTTAGCTTCTGCATTCGGTGTACAGATCACGCAGTTCATCTCTTTCATGACTTCggttagaggaaggagaagcgATGTGTTTCAGAGGAGGAACTTCTTGAAACCTGAGAACATTTTTTGGTATGCAAACGACCAAACTACTCCCAAGTGGGAAGACCCTGCTTCCAAATTCTTGGCGTTGGAGATCAAAGctgagagagaggaagagacaACCGCTTCACTGGTTGAGCCAACAGAGCCAAAGAACAATGACTTGTTCATTGGGTTCAATGCAAGTGATCAACCTGAGAATGTTATCTTACCTCCACTTCCCAAAGGAAGCAAATGGAGGCGGTTGGTGGACACAGC
- the LOC106423059 gene encoding uncharacterized protein LOC106423059 isoform X3, whose protein sequence is MLRAVAIEHPKDPDEAASVVLSEILPSLPTDSTQSLSKSSPSIPEREVERDLEDVVSKYHHDGLLVASASKSTSVYSSSSSETIPLVTGRGHDDTSAPSTLPNVGPGVVCHKDVESEEQVQSLGKAPGQELGSYDFFGKCFDVPILPPPQIDLLHVTEDDLASVFPAVPRDGVESTRDFWQKLGFHMTWNQAEDSITSIGSLNAAEKGSCFQVGTGSTHDQSSKSSVTSVNGDAEVGGAFSSSTHGCSVDHLEEIIEYSKTNKKTLLALMDSVTSLMKEVELEEKDAEKSELEAARGGLDTLEKVEEFKKMLKHAKEANDINAGEVYGEKSILATEAKELENRLLNLSEERNKSLAVLDEMRVTLEIRLAAALEMKKAAEQEKKAKEDSALKALAEQEAIMEKVVQESKLLQQEAEQNSKLREFLMDRGQVVDSLQGEISVICQDVKLLKEKFDNGVSIPKKAATSSLTSSCGSSMRSLVLETPAEPLNVMLETSSSKNKSPEEEEASSTMNKLKNDYRELLEDGWDIFDKEIEL, encoded by the exons ATGTTGAGAGCTGTTGCAATTGAACATCCCAAGGATCCTGATGAGGCTGCTTCTGTGGTTCTCTCTGAGATTCTTCCTTCCTTGCCCACTGATTCTACTCAGTCTCTGAGCAAGTCATCTCCAAGTATTCCAGAGCGTGAAG TAGAACGTGATTTGGAAGATGTTGTTTCTAAGTACCACCACGACGGTTTGCTTGTAGCTTCTGCTTCAAAGTCCACCAGCgtctattcttcttcttcttcagaaacTATCCCCTTGGTTACTGGTCGTGGCCATGACGATACCAGTGCTCCAAGTACGCTACCAAATGTTGGTCCTGGTGTTGTTTGCCACAAAGATGTGGAAAGTGAGGAGCAAGTCCAATCTTTAGGAAAGGCTCCAGGACAAGAGCTTGGCAGCTATGATTTCTTTGGAAAGTGTTTTGATGTTCCGATCCTCCCACCACCACAAATTGACTTGTTGCACGTGACAGAGGATGATCTTGCCTCAGTTTTCCCTGCTGTCCCACGAGACGGCGTCGAATCGACTAGAGATTTTTGGCAAAAGCTTGGTTTTCATATGACTTGGAATCAAGCTGAAGATTCAATCACTAGCATTGGTTCACTGAACGCTGCAGAGAAGGGATCATGTTTTCAAGTGGGGACTGGGAGTACACATGATCAGTCGTCAAAGAGTTCAGTGACAAGTGTAAATGGAGATGCTGAAGTAGGTGGTGCATTTAGCTCATCAACTCATGGATGTAGTGTTGATCACCTTGAAGAGATTATCGAATACTCCAAAACTAACAAG AAAACCTTGCTTGCTCTGATGGACTCGGTTACGAGTCTGATGAAAGAAGTTGAACTTGAAGAGAAGGATGCGGAGAAGTCAGAGTTAGAAGCTGCTAGGGGAGGTTTGGATACTCTTGAAAAGGTTGAGGAGTTCAAGAAGATGCTGAAACATGCCAAGGAAGCCAATGACATT AATGCTGGAGAAGTATATGGAGAGAAGTCAATTTTGGCAACTGAAGCAAAAGAGCTTGAAAACCGATTGCTCAACTTATCAGAAGAACGAAACAAATCTCTTGCTGTCCTTGATGAG ATGCGTGTAACTCTTGAGATAAGACTAGCGGCAGCATTGGAGATGAAAAAGGCTGCTGAGCAAGAAAAGAAAGCAAAAGAGGACTCTGCACTTAAGGCACTTGCTGAGCAAGAGGCCATCATGGAGAAAGTAGTCCAAGAATCAAAGCTTCTTCAGCAAGAGGCAGAGCAAAACTCCAAG CTTCGAGAGTTTCTTATGGATCGTGGTCAGGTCGTTGATTCCTTACA AGGAGAAATCTCTGTCATATGTCAAGATGTGAAGCTGTTGAAAGAAAAATTTGACAACGGAGTGTCAATACCAAAAAAAGCAGCCACCTCAAGCCTGACCAGTTCATGCGGATCATCTATGAGGAGCTTGGTGCTTGAGACTCCTGCTGAGCCGTTGAATGTAATGCTTGAAACCTCCTCTAGCAAGAACAAGAgcccagaagaagaagaagcatctTCCACCATGAATAAATTGAAAAATGATTATAGAGAGCTTCTTGAAGATGGTTGGGACATCTTTGACAAGGAGATTGAACTTTAA
- the LOC106423059 gene encoding uncharacterized protein LOC106423059 isoform X1, which translates to MGFTSVYRSLTQIFPQVDARMLRAVAIEHPKDPDEAASVVLSEILPSLPTDSTQSLSKSSPSIPEREVERDLEDVVSKYHHDGLLVASASKSTSVYSSSSSETIPLVTGRGHDDTSAPSTLPNVGPGVVCHKDVESEEQVQSLGKAPGQELGSYDFFGKCFDVPILPPPQIDLLHVTEDDLASVFPAVPRDGVESTRDFWQKLGFHMTWNQAEDSITSIGSLNAAEKGSCFQVGTGSTHDQSSKSSVTSVNGDAEVGGAFSSSTHGCSVDHLEEIIEYSKTNKKTLLALMDSVTSLMKEVELEEKDAEKSELEAARGGLDTLEKVEEFKKMLKHAKEANDINAGEVYGEKSILATEAKELENRLLNLSEERNKSLAVLDEMRVTLEIRLAAALEMKKAAEQEKKAKEDSALKALAEQEAIMEKVVQESKLLQQEAEQNSKLREFLMDRGQVVDSLQGEISVICQDVKLLKEKFDNGVSIPKKAATSSLTSSCGSSMRSLVLETPAEPLNVMLETSSSKNKSPEEEEASSTMNKLKNDYRELLEDGWDIFDKEIEL; encoded by the exons ATGGGCTTCACTTCTGTTTATCGATCTCTTACGCAGATATTTcctcag GTTGATGCACGAATGTTGAGAGCTGTTGCAATTGAACATCCCAAGGATCCTGATGAGGCTGCTTCTGTGGTTCTCTCTGAGATTCTTCCTTCCTTGCCCACTGATTCTACTCAGTCTCTGAGCAAGTCATCTCCAAGTATTCCAGAGCGTGAAG TAGAACGTGATTTGGAAGATGTTGTTTCTAAGTACCACCACGACGGTTTGCTTGTAGCTTCTGCTTCAAAGTCCACCAGCgtctattcttcttcttcttcagaaacTATCCCCTTGGTTACTGGTCGTGGCCATGACGATACCAGTGCTCCAAGTACGCTACCAAATGTTGGTCCTGGTGTTGTTTGCCACAAAGATGTGGAAAGTGAGGAGCAAGTCCAATCTTTAGGAAAGGCTCCAGGACAAGAGCTTGGCAGCTATGATTTCTTTGGAAAGTGTTTTGATGTTCCGATCCTCCCACCACCACAAATTGACTTGTTGCACGTGACAGAGGATGATCTTGCCTCAGTTTTCCCTGCTGTCCCACGAGACGGCGTCGAATCGACTAGAGATTTTTGGCAAAAGCTTGGTTTTCATATGACTTGGAATCAAGCTGAAGATTCAATCACTAGCATTGGTTCACTGAACGCTGCAGAGAAGGGATCATGTTTTCAAGTGGGGACTGGGAGTACACATGATCAGTCGTCAAAGAGTTCAGTGACAAGTGTAAATGGAGATGCTGAAGTAGGTGGTGCATTTAGCTCATCAACTCATGGATGTAGTGTTGATCACCTTGAAGAGATTATCGAATACTCCAAAACTAACAAG AAAACCTTGCTTGCTCTGATGGACTCGGTTACGAGTCTGATGAAAGAAGTTGAACTTGAAGAGAAGGATGCGGAGAAGTCAGAGTTAGAAGCTGCTAGGGGAGGTTTGGATACTCTTGAAAAGGTTGAGGAGTTCAAGAAGATGCTGAAACATGCCAAGGAAGCCAATGACATT AATGCTGGAGAAGTATATGGAGAGAAGTCAATTTTGGCAACTGAAGCAAAAGAGCTTGAAAACCGATTGCTCAACTTATCAGAAGAACGAAACAAATCTCTTGCTGTCCTTGATGAG ATGCGTGTAACTCTTGAGATAAGACTAGCGGCAGCATTGGAGATGAAAAAGGCTGCTGAGCAAGAAAAGAAAGCAAAAGAGGACTCTGCACTTAAGGCACTTGCTGAGCAAGAGGCCATCATGGAGAAAGTAGTCCAAGAATCAAAGCTTCTTCAGCAAGAGGCAGAGCAAAACTCCAAG CTTCGAGAGTTTCTTATGGATCGTGGTCAGGTCGTTGATTCCTTACA AGGAGAAATCTCTGTCATATGTCAAGATGTGAAGCTGTTGAAAGAAAAATTTGACAACGGAGTGTCAATACCAAAAAAAGCAGCCACCTCAAGCCTGACCAGTTCATGCGGATCATCTATGAGGAGCTTGGTGCTTGAGACTCCTGCTGAGCCGTTGAATGTAATGCTTGAAACCTCCTCTAGCAAGAACAAGAgcccagaagaagaagaagcatctTCCACCATGAATAAATTGAAAAATGATTATAGAGAGCTTCTTGAAGATGGTTGGGACATCTTTGACAAGGAGATTGAACTTTAA